DNA from Bradyrhizobium diazoefficiens USDA 110:
TGCGTGCGCATCGCAAGCCTCGCGCCTCCAGCGACAACCGCTTCGCGGTTGCGCGGGGATGACGGGATTGCGAGCAACGCGTTTGGGAAAGCCCTACCCCGCCTCGTCCGCCACCATCCGCGTCACGACACGGTCGCGGCGGATGAAGTGGTGCCAGAGGGCGGCGACGACGTGAACCGCGATCAGGGCGAGCAGCACATAGGCAAAGAGGATGTGGCGGTCCTCATAGGCGTTCGCCGCCGCACGGTCGGGAGAAGTGAATTGCGGCACGTGAAACAGGCCGAAGAAGTCCGAATAATCGGGCGCGTGCGCGCCGGAATGCGCCCAGCCGAGCACGATGACCGCGATCACGGCGAGATACAGCGCGCCATGGCTGATGCGGGCGGCCAGCCTCTGCCAGGGCTGGCTGTCGGCCGGCAACGCCGGCGTCGGGTTGACGACGCGCCAGACCAGGCGCAGCACCGTGAGCAGCAGGATCACATAGCCGATATCGGCATGGATCGAGCGGTAGAAGAAACGGTCGGGCCGCGCCGGGATGTGGTTCATCCACCAGCCGAAGCCGATCATACCGATGATCGTCAGCGCCAAAATCCAGTGCAGCCAGCGGGAAACGCTGCCCCAGCCGTTACTGGTGTTTCTGATCATGTCGGCTCCCCGGAATTCTGCGGATATGTCCCCGTCCGCAGTGCAACACCCGTGCTGATAGCGGGAACATGCGGCAATCGCGAAATTGAATCGTTCAAAATTGGCCCCAGGTGCCACCGCCGCAAAACCGCCCCAAAAACCGAATGGTAACCAAGACGCTTTAAGGTAACGACGTGACCAATTCCCCGACGATCCTGGTGTTCGATTCCGGCCTTGGCGGGCTCACGGTGCTCCGTGAGGTCGTGGCCACGCGCCCGGACGCGCATTACGTCTACGTCGCCGACGACGCCTTCTTCCCCTACGGCCACCACAGCGAGGACGAGATCATCGCCCGTGTCGTGCCGCTGATGGGGGAACTGATCGGCACCCATGATCCGGACCTCGTCGTCATCGCCTGCAACACGGCGTCCACCCTGGTCCTATCGCACCTGCGCACCGCTTATTCCCTGCCCTTCGTCGGCACGGTGCCGGCGATCAAGCCGGCCTGTGCGCAGTCGAAGAGCCGGCGAGTCTCGGTGCTCGGCACCAAGGGCACGGTGAAGCGCGAATACACCAAGGCGCTGATCCGCGACTTCGCGCAGGGATGCGAGGTGACGCTGGTCGGCTCGCCCGAACTCGCCTCGCTCGCCGAACGCGCACTCGGCGGCCATCCGATCAGCGACGACGACATCCTTGCCGAGCTCACCCCCTGCTTCGTCGGCGATGCCGCCGACGCAGGCGCGCGTACCGACACGGTGGTGCTGGCGTGCACGCATTATCCGCTCCTGCTCGACCGGCTGACCAGGCTCGCGCCCTGGCCGGTGGACTGGATCGACCCGGCACCCGCCATCGCCCGCCGCGTATCGGATCTGCTCGGCCCGGCTATCGGCGGCATCATGCAGTCCGGCGCCGAAATGATCTTCACCTCGAACCGTGTGCATGACCTTTCGGCCACGCTGACGCCGTTCTTCGGCGGCCGCGCGCTGGCCTGACTTTCCGCGCCAACGACGCGCTGCTAGGCTTCGCCGTCGTCATCTCCGCGCAGGTTTTCTCATGTCGGTCCAGACCACGCCGCTCAACCGTCTCCGCCAATTGTGGCGCGAGGGCCGCCCCGCCTTCGGCGCCATCGCGACCATCCCGAGCGTGCAGACCGTGCAGATCATGGCGCGCTCGCTCGACTGGATCATCGTCGATCTCGAGCACGGGCCGATCGGCCTCACCGAAGCGCATGCGATGATCGCCGCCACGACCGGCACGCCGTGCACGCCGCTGGTGCGGATCGCGGCGAACGAACCGTGGCTTGCGAAAGCGCCGATGGACATCGGCGCCTTCGGCATCAATTTTCCGATGATCACGAACCGCAGCGAGGCGGAGAAAGCGGTGCGCAGCGTACGCTATCCGCCGCGCGGCGATCGTCTCTGGGGTCCCTTCCACGCGCCATTCCGCTGGGGCCAGTCGATGCCGGACTACATGGCCGGCGCCGACGACGAGATGATCTGCATGATCACCATCGAGCATGTCGACGCCGTCAACCGCATCGACGAGATCATGGCCACCCCCGGCATCGACGTCGCGGTGATCGGCCCCGGCGATCTCGCCACCTCCATCAACAAGCGCGGCCAGATGGACGATCCGGAGCTCTTGGAGCTGGTCGCGCGCGCCGAGGCCGGCATCCTCAGAAGCGGCGTGCCGATCGGCGGCGTCGCCCGCACCGCCGACCAGGCCAACGCCCTGGTCGACCGTGGCTACCGCGCCATCGCGCTCGGCTTCGACTGGTCGCTGTTCCAGCGCGGCATCATGGCGGCGTTCGAGGGCATCAGGCGCTGAACAGGCCGATTGCCACCTTGCCGGGAACTGCCGCGCTGCTAGGGTCGGCCCTTCCAGGGAGGAAATAATGCTCAAAAAGACTTTGCTCGCTCTGTCCTTCGCAGGCCTTGCCTTTGCGGCCTTCGCCCAGCAGCCCGCCATCAAGCGCACCCCACTCCAGAAGACCGATTTCCCGGACGGCTACACGACCCTGACCGCCATCGCCGAAGTGCCGCCCGGCGGCGCCGCTGGCCGTCACACCCATCCCGGGATCGAGACCGGCTATGTGCTGGAAGGCGAGGCCGATCTCCTCGTCGAAGGCCAGCCTGACAAGCACCTGAAGGCCGGCGATTCTTATCTGATCCCGGCCGGCGTCGTCCACGACGCCAAGACCCACGGCGATAAATCATTGAAAATCATTGGTATTTACGTCTACGACAAGACCAAGCCGCTGGCGACGCCAGCCCCCTGATGCGGCGAACCGACCGACCCCAAGCGGGTTGGTTCGTGCTAGAGCACGCGGCGAGCGGGCGACCGCTCGCTGCACATATTTTAGTCCGCAGGAACCGAAAGACCCATGCGCGGGACGCCCAAGACCATTTCGCTGCCGCGCCGCCTGATCTGCGACCTGATGCGCGCGTCGATGGACGTGCCCTTCGTCTCGCTGTCCCGTTCGCTCAATATCCGCCCCCTGCTGGAGGCGCGCTCGGGCGCGATGGCGCCCGCCGGCTGGGCTGCGATGTTCGTCAAGGCCTTCGCCCTGGTCGCCAGGGACGAGCCGATTCTGCGCACGGTCTACGCCAAATGGCCTTGGCCGATGCTCTACGAGCTGCCGAAGAGCGTCGCACTGGTGGCTATCGCGCGGGTCGAGGACGGCGAGGAATGCGTGCTGCCGCAGCGAATCGCAGCCCCGGAGGCTCTTTCCCTGGCCGCGGTCGATGCCGAGATCCGGCGCGGCAAGACGGCGCCGATCAACGACGTTCCCATGTTCCGCAAGATCATGCGGGCGACCCGCCTGCCGCTGCCGCTGCGGCGGCTGTCCTGGGCCATCGGGCTCAATTTCGGCCGGCAGCGGGGCAACTGGTTCGGCAGCTTCGCGGTGAGCTCGGTGGCCGCCTATGGCGGCGGCGAGCTGCATCCCGTCACGCCCGGCCCCTTCATCGTCAGCTATGGGGTGGTTGCGCCCGACCAGACCATCCATGTCGTGATCCGCTGGGACCACCGGGTCACCGACGCCACCCCCATGGCCCGGGTCCTGACCCGGCTGGAACAGGTCCTGAACACTGAAATCGCTGCCGAATTGCGGGCGGCCGGCCCGAAGCCGATCCGGGTGGTCGGGACTTGACCGCGCAGCGGTCATCCCGGGGCGGTGCGATAGCACCGAGCCCCGGATCTCGAGATTCTCAGGCCCGCAATTGCGCACCATAGTTCGGTGCTTCGCTCCCCCCGGAATGACGGGCTAAAGAATTGACAGCGAACCCCAAACTCCCCTAAAAGCCGCCTGCTCGCGGGCCGATTTCGGCCCGCGAAGCGTTTCGCGACCCGTGGTCCTATCCCTTAAGCTTTGGGGATCGGACCTGTCGGTGCCGGGCTTTGGCCTGTCACACAGGAGGGCGCGTTTCCTCAAACCATGCAACCGAAGAGGACGCGATGACTAAGCGCAGTGAGGCGAAGTACAAGATCGATCGCCGTATGGGCCAGAACATCTGGGGCCGCCCGAAGAGCCCCGTGAACCGCCGCGAGTACGGCCCCGGCCAGCACGGCCAGCGCCGCAAGGGCAAGCTCTCCGACTTCGGCGTGCAGCTGCGCGCGAAGCAGAAGCTGAAGGGCTATTACGCCAACATTTCCGAGCGCCAGTTCCACGGCATCTATGTCGAGGCGAGCCGCCTCAAGGGTGACACCGGCGAGAACCTGATCGGCCTCCTGGAGCGTCGTCTCGACGCGGTCGTGTACCGCGCCAAGTTCGTCTCGACGATCTTCGCCGCGCGCCAGTTCATCAACCACGGCCACATCAAGGTGAACGGCCGCAAGGTCAACATCTCGAGCTACCAGCTCAAGGTCGGCGACGTGGTCGAGGTCAAGGAAGCCTCCAAGCAGCTCGCCCACGTGCTCGAAGCCAGCCAGCTCCCCGAGCGCGACACCCCCGACTATCTCGACGTCGACCACGGCAAGATGACCGCGAAGTACATTCGCATCCCCGGCCTCTCCGACGTGCCGTTCCCGGTGCAGATGGAGCCGCATCTGGTCGTCGAATTCTATTCGCGCTGATAACTCGGCACACCAATGTTCAAAGGCCCCGGTTTTCCGGGGCCTTTTTGTTTGGTAGCATGCCATCGATGTCTCGGATGGCCGGCCAGTTCGCCAACGCTCTGCCTTCGGCACTGAAGCGGCGATTCGGGCGTGGGCGGCCCTCTCCCGCGACCAGCAGGTCTGCCGATATCGGGGGCTGTTCGCTCATCCCGATTGCAATATGTTCACAGCGGACACGCCAGACGACATCCTTCTTGCCGCGCGACACCGCATCGCTCAACGTTCCCGTGGCTGAGAAACGATGCACGCAGTACGTCGCAATTGTTCGACTAGATGAAATGACGAGACCAGCCATGCTCTACACCCCGCCCCCGATCGATCCCAAGGCGCCGCCGGTGCGCATCAATCTGCTGTCGGACACCCAGACCAAGCCGACGGCTGCGATGCGCGAGGCGATGGCGCGCGCCGAGGTCGGCGACGAGCAGGTCGGCGACGATCCGACCGTGAACGCGCTGTGCGAGCGCGTTGCGGATCTGCTCGGCAAGGAGGCCGCCGTGTACATGCCCTCGGGCACGATGTGCAACGTCACCGCGACGCTGGTGCATTGCCGGCCCGGCGACGAGATTCTCGCGCACGAGACCGCGCACATCATCGCCCGTGAGGGCGGCGCGCATGCCGCGATCGGCGGCTTCCAGGTTACGCAGCTCAAGGGCCCCGACGGCCAGTTCACGCCGGAGACGTTCCGGAAAGCTCTGCACCCGCGCACGCGCTACCAGCCGCCGCAGACCGTCGTCAGCGTCGAGCAGACCGCCAATATCGGCGGCGGCACGATCTGGAAGAAGGCCGCACTCGACGAGATCGTCGAGATCGCCAGGCAGCACGGCCTCGTCACCCACATGGACGGCGCGCGGCTGCTCAACGCCACGGTGGCGAGCGGCATCTCTCCGCGCGACATGACCGCTGGCTGGGATTCGGCCTGGATCGACTT
Protein-coding regions in this window:
- a CDS encoding cupin domain-containing protein; amino-acid sequence: MLKKTLLALSFAGLAFAAFAQQPAIKRTPLQKTDFPDGYTTLTAIAEVPPGGAAGRHTHPGIETGYVLEGEADLLVEGQPDKHLKAGDSYLIPAGVVHDAKTHGDKSLKIIGIYVYDKTKPLATPAP
- the rpsD gene encoding 30S ribosomal protein S4, translating into MTKRSEAKYKIDRRMGQNIWGRPKSPVNRREYGPGQHGQRRKGKLSDFGVQLRAKQKLKGYYANISERQFHGIYVEASRLKGDTGENLIGLLERRLDAVVYRAKFVSTIFAARQFINHGHIKVNGRKVNISSYQLKVGDVVEVKEASKQLAHVLEASQLPERDTPDYLDVDHGKMTAKYIRIPGLSDVPFPVQMEPHLVVEFYSR
- a CDS encoding cytochrome b, whose amino-acid sequence is MIRNTSNGWGSVSRWLHWILALTIIGMIGFGWWMNHIPARPDRFFYRSIHADIGYVILLLTVLRLVWRVVNPTPALPADSQPWQRLAARISHGALYLAVIAVIVLGWAHSGAHAPDYSDFFGLFHVPQFTSPDRAAANAYEDRHILFAYVLLALIAVHVVAALWHHFIRRDRVVTRMVADEAG
- a CDS encoding threonine aldolase family protein, which translates into the protein MLYTPPPIDPKAPPVRINLLSDTQTKPTAAMREAMARAEVGDEQVGDDPTVNALCERVADLLGKEAAVYMPSGTMCNVTATLVHCRPGDEILAHETAHIIAREGGAHAAIGGFQVTQLKGPDGQFTPETFRKALHPRTRYQPPQTVVSVEQTANIGGGTIWKKAALDEIVEIARQHGLVTHMDGARLLNATVASGISPRDMTAGWDSAWIDFSKGLGAPIGGVLAGSRAFIDAVWQWKQRLGGSMRQAGICAAACIYALDHHVDRLADDHAHARALARGLSQIAGIEVQEPETNLVFFKPDGAGVPGDKMVAALRQRGVTLAMMDGRIRACTHLDVNASQIEETIGYVREIVRGA
- the murI gene encoding glutamate racemase; translated protein: MTNSPTILVFDSGLGGLTVLREVVATRPDAHYVYVADDAFFPYGHHSEDEIIARVVPLMGELIGTHDPDLVVIACNTASTLVLSHLRTAYSLPFVGTVPAIKPACAQSKSRRVSVLGTKGTVKREYTKALIRDFAQGCEVTLVGSPELASLAERALGGHPISDDDILAELTPCFVGDAADAGARTDTVVLACTHYPLLLDRLTRLAPWPVDWIDPAPAIARRVSDLLGPAIGGIMQSGAEMIFTSNRVHDLSATLTPFFGGRALA
- a CDS encoding HpcH/HpaI aldolase family protein yields the protein MSVQTTPLNRLRQLWREGRPAFGAIATIPSVQTVQIMARSLDWIIVDLEHGPIGLTEAHAMIAATTGTPCTPLVRIAANEPWLAKAPMDIGAFGINFPMITNRSEAEKAVRSVRYPPRGDRLWGPFHAPFRWGQSMPDYMAGADDEMICMITIEHVDAVNRIDEIMATPGIDVAVIGPGDLATSINKRGQMDDPELLELVARAEAGILRSGVPIGGVARTADQANALVDRGYRAIALGFDWSLFQRGIMAAFEGIRR